A genomic stretch from uncultured Cohaesibacter sp. includes:
- a CDS encoding DctP family TRAP transporter solute-binding subunit yields the protein MIRLASILGAGLMALSLAAPTFAADVTLKLGHIAVPDHPYGKGAAYFAKLVNEKSNGSIEVKVFPSSQLGGQKDLIEGMVFGAVDMALVGTAVLGQFQPQISIFDLPFIFNDRPHAYRSLDSVGMDLGKKLEGRGIKLLGYMENGIRHVTNNVRPIKEPADMEGLKIRVMTNKIFVEMMKALGASPTPMAFSELYSAMQQGTVDGQENPSAHIFTKRFYEVQKYASKTAHAYSPEPMIMSMISWAKLNDEQKAIIQDAAKEAIAWQRKVSEEQDNKYWEQIIATGKMEVIDVDRSKFKAATAPVIAMFADSVGQDNIDKINALAE from the coding sequence ATGATCCGTCTCGCAAGTATTCTTGGCGCTGGCCTTATGGCTCTGTCGCTCGCAGCCCCGACTTTTGCTGCTGATGTCACTCTCAAGCTCGGCCACATTGCCGTGCCTGACCATCCTTATGGCAAGGGCGCTGCCTATTTTGCCAAGCTCGTCAATGAAAAGAGCAACGGCTCCATCGAAGTCAAGGTTTTCCCAAGCTCCCAGCTGGGTGGCCAGAAAGACCTGATCGAAGGCATGGTCTTCGGTGCTGTTGACATGGCACTGGTCGGCACCGCTGTTCTGGGCCAGTTCCAGCCACAGATTTCCATTTTCGATTTGCCCTTCATCTTCAATGATCGCCCGCATGCCTACAGATCTCTGGACAGTGTCGGCATGGATCTTGGCAAGAAGCTGGAAGGCCGCGGCATCAAGCTGCTCGGCTATATGGAAAACGGCATCCGCCACGTAACCAACAATGTCCGCCCTATCAAAGAGCCAGCCGATATGGAAGGCCTGAAGATTCGCGTCATGACCAACAAGATCTTTGTTGAAATGATGAAAGCTCTAGGTGCTTCTCCAACCCCAATGGCCTTCAGCGAGCTTTACTCTGCCATGCAGCAGGGTACGGTTGACGGTCAGGAAAACCCTTCCGCGCATATCTTCACCAAACGCTTCTATGAAGTTCAGAAATATGCCTCCAAGACCGCACACGCCTATTCTCCAGAACCGATGATCATGTCCATGATCAGCTGGGCAAAACTCAATGATGAGCAGAAAGCCATCATTCAGGACGCCGCCAAGGAAGCCATTGCATGGCAGCGCAAGGTCTCTGAAGAGCAGGACAACAAATATTGGGAACAGATCATCGCAACCGGCAAAATGGAAGTTATCGATGTTGATCGCTCCAAATTCAAAGCTGCGACGGCTCCTGTGATCGCAATGTTCGCCGACAGCGTTGGTCAGGACAATATCGACAAGATCAACGCTCTGGCTGAATAA
- the queG gene encoding tRNA epoxyqueuosine(34) reductase QueG: MIVPNPDKQAKLRAFIDKEAQALGFAQLRVCRAGDARSRETVLRHFVEKGYHGSMDWMEETLDRRAHPTNLWDDVRSILMLGFNYGPEEDPRALLAHPDKANISVYARHRDYHDLIKGRLKQLSAKLLSRVRDNQPDGAIKVFVDTAPVMEKPLAELAGLGWQGKHTNLVSREFGSWLFLGAIFTNLDLAPDEAEMDRCGSCVACLKACPTGAFPKPYQIDASRCISYLTIENKGPIPHALRSAIGNRIYGCDDCLAACPWNKFAQQASEAKLKAREDLKAPGLVDFLALDDAAFRQHFSGSPIKRIGRNRFLRNVLIAAGNAGREANTNKADLIDHVMPHLGDEEPLVRGAAIWALGQLMPEQEFVQMAKDHIDGETAPDVNEEWQLALEGKTQ, from the coding sequence ATGATCGTGCCAAACCCGGATAAACAGGCAAAATTGCGGGCCTTCATTGACAAAGAGGCCCAGGCACTGGGCTTTGCCCAATTGCGGGTCTGTCGCGCCGGTGATGCCAGAAGTCGAGAAACCGTTTTGCGGCACTTTGTCGAGAAGGGCTATCATGGCTCCATGGACTGGATGGAGGAGACGCTGGACCGCCGCGCTCACCCCACCAACCTTTGGGATGATGTGCGGTCCATCCTCATGCTCGGTTTCAACTATGGCCCTGAAGAGGACCCGCGTGCGCTTCTTGCACACCCCGACAAGGCCAATATTTCGGTCTATGCCCGCCATCGCGACTATCACGATCTGATCAAGGGACGGTTGAAGCAACTGTCGGCCAAGTTGCTTTCGCGCGTGCGCGACAATCAGCCAGATGGGGCGATCAAGGTGTTTGTCGACACCGCGCCCGTTATGGAAAAGCCACTGGCAGAGCTTGCCGGTCTGGGCTGGCAGGGCAAACACACCAATCTGGTCAGTCGTGAATTTGGCTCATGGCTGTTTCTGGGCGCAATCTTCACCAACCTGGACCTCGCCCCCGATGAGGCGGAAATGGATCGCTGTGGCTCCTGTGTGGCCTGTCTGAAGGCCTGCCCGACGGGCGCCTTCCCCAAACCCTACCAGATCGACGCCAGCCGCTGTATTTCCTATCTCACCATCGAGAATAAGGGGCCGATCCCGCATGCTTTGCGCAGCGCTATCGGCAATCGCATCTATGGCTGTGATGACTGTCTGGCCGCTTGCCCGTGGAACAAGTTTGCACAACAGGCCAGCGAGGCGAAACTCAAGGCGCGGGAGGATCTCAAAGCTCCTGGGCTTGTTGATTTTCTGGCTCTGGATGATGCCGCCTTCCGTCAGCATTTCTCCGGCTCTCCCATCAAGCGCATCGGGCGCAATCGCTTCTTGCGCAATGTCTTGATCGCTGCAGGCAATGCGGGCAGGGAAGCCAATACGAACAAGGCAGACCTGATCGATCATGTCATGCCACATCTTGGCGATGAAGAGCCGCTGGTCAGAGGGGCTGCCATATGGGCCCTTGGGCAACTCATGCCAGAGCAGGAATTTGTTCAAATGGCAAAAGACCACATTGACGGGGAAACGGCCCCGGATGTGAATGAAGAATGGCAATTGGCGCTGGAAGGAAAGACCCAATGA
- a CDS encoding sigma-54 dependent transcriptional regulator — MTPIDISIIYIEDDKSVQFAYQQSMEMAGFTVLPADTAEDGLKLVRKHPASVVLTDIRLPGMSGVKLMEKVLAIDVAIPVVLITGHGDVEMAVNAMKQGAHDFIEKPCSSKRLTEILQRAVDKRRLELENAQSRLQQKATNGPVMIGSSKAMNRIREMILNISDTDADVLVQGETGTGKEVVANAIHMWSDRRNANFVPLNCAAFPDSLFESEVFGHEAGTFTGATKKRIGKVEYAHKGTLFLDEIESMPLDIQAKFLRVLQERTVERLGNNVHVPVDCRVVAATKEDLQKLSEKKAFRTDLYYRLNVVTIHLPPLRERREDIPELFYHFAFQAAQQYRRPMPDIKPELIIWLQAQKWPGNVRELKHFADRFILGFIPPETDGFSISDENRMSLTERLDSFEKQLIEDALRQTGGHVGSAAKQLLLPRKTLYDKLNRHDIKPDAFRSGNQAD; from the coding sequence GTGACTCCGATCGATATTTCGATAATCTACATCGAAGACGATAAAAGTGTGCAATTTGCTTATCAGCAGTCCATGGAAATGGCTGGCTTCACCGTCCTTCCAGCAGACACTGCTGAAGACGGGCTAAAACTGGTGCGCAAGCATCCTGCCTCTGTCGTTCTGACCGACATTCGCTTGCCGGGCATGTCCGGTGTCAAACTGATGGAAAAGGTTCTGGCCATTGATGTGGCCATCCCGGTTGTGTTGATCACTGGTCATGGCGATGTGGAAATGGCGGTCAATGCCATGAAGCAGGGCGCACATGATTTTATTGAGAAGCCATGCAGCAGCAAGCGGCTAACGGAGATCCTGCAGCGGGCAGTCGACAAGCGCCGTCTGGAGCTGGAAAATGCCCAGTCCCGCCTGCAGCAAAAGGCGACCAATGGCCCCGTGATGATCGGCTCTAGCAAGGCGATGAACCGTATTCGCGAAATGATCCTGAATATCTCGGACACGGATGCGGATGTGCTTGTGCAGGGCGAAACGGGCACCGGCAAGGAAGTGGTGGCCAATGCCATCCATATGTGGAGCGACAGGCGCAACGCCAATTTTGTGCCGCTGAATTGCGCCGCCTTCCCCGATAGCCTGTTTGAAAGCGAAGTGTTCGGCCATGAGGCGGGCACCTTCACGGGCGCTACCAAAAAGCGGATCGGCAAGGTGGAATATGCGCACAAGGGCACGCTGTTTCTCGACGAAATCGAAAGCATGCCGCTGGATATTCAGGCCAAATTTCTGCGTGTGCTACAAGAGCGCACTGTCGAGCGACTGGGCAACAATGTGCATGTGCCCGTGGACTGCCGCGTTGTGGCAGCCACGAAGGAAGACCTGCAGAAGCTTAGCGAAAAGAAGGCCTTTCGCACCGACCTCTATTACCGGCTGAATGTCGTCACCATCCATCTGCCCCCTCTGCGTGAGCGGCGTGAAGACATTCCCGAGCTGTTCTATCACTTTGCTTTTCAAGCGGCCCAGCAATATCGGCGCCCGATGCCGGACATCAAGCCGGAACTGATCATCTGGCTGCAAGCCCAGAAATGGCCGGGCAATGTGCGCGAACTCAAGCATTTTGCAGATCGCTTTATTCTAGGCTTTATCCCCCCCGAAACAGACGGTTTTTCCATCTCCGATGAAAACCGCATGAGCCTTACCGAACGTCTGGATTCCTTTGAAAAGCAGTTGATTGAGGATGCCTTGCGCCAGACCGGAGGCCATGTTGGATCGGCTGCCAAGCAATTGTTGCTGCCGCGCAAAACATTGTACGACAAGCTCAATCGCCATGATATCAAGCCAGATGCCTTTCGCTCGGGCAATCAGGCGGATTAA
- a CDS encoding undecaprenyl-diphosphate phosphatase, translating to MDIATYFEAVILGFIEGFTEFLPVSSTGHILLAGHFLGFENDGKTFEVLIQLGAILAILTVYSHRLIKIAMDLPTNRKARLFVAGILLAFLPAAVLGASLHDFIKQVLFESPRLICTTLIVGGVALAWIDRLDLKPRYTDIMDYPLSLCFKIGLFQCLAMVPGMSRSGSTIAGALLMGTDKRSAAEFSFFLAMPTMAGAFAYDLYKNRNIISLDQAGVITVGFIAAFIAAVFVVRQLLDFVSQHGFMPFAIWRIVVGAAGLIGLYMVG from the coding sequence ATGGATATTGCCACATATTTCGAAGCTGTCATCCTTGGCTTTATCGAGGGCTTTACCGAATTTCTTCCCGTTTCCTCTACCGGTCATATTTTGCTCGCGGGGCACTTTCTGGGATTTGAAAATGATGGCAAAACATTCGAGGTCCTAATCCAGCTGGGCGCTATTCTGGCGATCCTGACAGTCTATTCGCACCGGCTCATCAAGATTGCGATGGATCTGCCCACCAACCGGAAGGCGCGCCTGTTTGTGGCAGGCATTTTATTGGCCTTTCTGCCAGCCGCTGTGCTGGGAGCAAGCTTGCATGATTTCATCAAGCAGGTGCTGTTTGAAAGCCCCAGACTCATCTGCACCACATTGATTGTTGGTGGCGTTGCATTGGCATGGATAGACAGGCTCGATCTCAAGCCACGCTATACCGACATCATGGACTATCCCCTCTCGCTCTGTTTCAAAATCGGCCTGTTCCAGTGTCTGGCGATGGTGCCGGGCATGTCCCGCTCGGGCTCGACCATTGCCGGTGCGCTGTTGATGGGGACGGACAAACGATCGGCGGCGGAATTTTCCTTCTTTCTGGCCATGCCGACCATGGCAGGGGCCTTTGCCTATGACCTCTACAAGAACCGGAACATTATCAGTCTGGATCAGGCTGGTGTGATCACGGTTGGCTTCATTGCCGCGTTTATTGCCGCGGTCTTTGTCGTCAGACAATTGCTCGACTTCGTTTCCCAGCATGGCTTCATGCCGTTCGCCATCTGGCGCATCGTCGTAGGGGCAGCCGGTCTCATCGGGCTTTATATGGTCGGCTAA
- a CDS encoding TRAP transporter small permease: MDAIFKILRKLLYGTSVIAMLVMLTIIFIQVITRYLFGFSFEWSEELARFLFVWVVFLGSALIMGEDGHLAVELVPRILNGTKPGFVLNLFINACGYVFILLLIVQGWKMAQTMTFQTSPGLGISMGYVYIIMPVSGVLMLMYHIKDTISIFRSLAGKAEDDKTDDTSVITD; this comes from the coding sequence ATGGACGCCATATTCAAAATCCTGCGCAAGTTGCTGTATGGGACTTCCGTTATTGCGATGCTTGTCATGCTGACAATCATCTTCATACAGGTGATCACCCGCTATCTGTTCGGCTTCTCGTTCGAGTGGTCTGAAGAGTTGGCCCGGTTCCTGTTTGTCTGGGTCGTATTCCTTGGCTCTGCGCTTATCATGGGCGAAGACGGTCATCTGGCTGTCGAGCTGGTGCCGCGCATTCTCAATGGCACCAAGCCCGGCTTTGTGCTCAACCTTTTCATCAATGCCTGCGGCTATGTTTTCATTCTGCTGCTGATCGTTCAGGGCTGGAAAATGGCTCAGACCATGACCTTCCAAACGTCTCCCGGCCTCGGCATCTCGATGGGCTATGTCTATATCATCATGCCTGTCTCGGGTGTTCTCATGCTGATGTATCACATCAAGGACACCATAAGCATCTTCCGCTCGCTCGCTGGCAAGGCTGAAGACGACAAGACCGATGACACATCGGTCATAACCGACTAG
- a CDS encoding TRAP transporter large permease, with translation MEVALILSFVAMALIGVPVAYALALSVSFVLAFYMDLPQVLITNNLFSGIDSFSFMAVPFFMLAGAFMSAGGVTSRLVNVAQAMVGSFTGGLAQAVAVAGMFFAAISGSSAATTAAIGSTMVNEMERKGYKREMATGIVAAAGTVGIVIPPSITFVVYGVIANVSIGDLFMAGVVPGLLMGGAMCGMGWYLAKRGQIPPDGSFSCKRLALALKDAFWALMTPVIIIGGIYSGIFTPTEAAAVAAVYGIVVGLFIYKELAIRDFPEIIFKAVIGTTLIMFLVGAAKVFGWLMTNLQIPHMIGEAIIQFTSSGIVFLLIMNVLLLVLGTLVNASAAVVILTPIFLPVALNMGIDPIHFGVIMVVNLAIGCITPPVGLDLFVASAITKVPLEKVMKSTAPYLGALIVALLLITMIAPISTTLPYLFK, from the coding sequence ATGGAAGTCGCACTTATTCTTTCCTTCGTCGCGATGGCACTGATCGGTGTTCCGGTGGCTTATGCCCTGGCCCTTTCCGTTTCCTTCGTTCTGGCGTTCTATATGGACCTACCTCAGGTTCTCATTACCAATAACCTCTTCTCCGGCATCGATTCCTTCTCCTTCATGGCGGTGCCCTTCTTCATGCTCGCCGGTGCCTTCATGTCTGCTGGCGGGGTAACCTCGCGTCTGGTCAATGTGGCACAGGCGATGGTTGGCTCCTTTACCGGTGGTTTGGCGCAGGCTGTGGCTGTGGCTGGCATGTTCTTTGCCGCCATCTCCGGGTCTTCTGCTGCAACCACGGCGGCCATCGGCTCGACCATGGTCAACGAAATGGAGCGGAAGGGCTATAAACGCGAAATGGCAACGGGCATCGTTGCTGCGGCCGGTACGGTCGGCATCGTCATCCCGCCTTCCATCACCTTCGTGGTGTATGGGGTTATTGCCAACGTATCGATCGGCGATCTCTTCATGGCCGGTGTCGTACCGGGCCTGTTAATGGGTGGCGCCATGTGTGGCATGGGCTGGTACCTCGCCAAGAGAGGCCAAATTCCCCCCGACGGGTCTTTCTCCTGCAAGCGCCTTGCTCTGGCTCTCAAGGACGCCTTCTGGGCTCTGATGACCCCTGTCATCATCATTGGCGGCATCTACTCGGGTATCTTCACACCAACCGAAGCGGCGGCTGTTGCTGCGGTCTATGGTATTGTGGTCGGTCTGTTCATCTACAAGGAACTGGCCATCCGTGACTTCCCCGAGATTATCTTCAAGGCCGTGATCGGCACGACGCTCATCATGTTCCTTGTGGGGGCTGCCAAAGTCTTCGGCTGGCTTATGACCAACCTGCAGATCCCGCATATGATCGGCGAGGCCATCATCCAGTTCACCAGCTCGGGCATCGTCTTCCTGCTGATCATGAACGTGCTGCTTCTGGTGTTGGGAACCCTGGTCAATGCTTCGGCTGCGGTGGTTATTCTGACCCCGATCTTCCTGCCGGTCGCCCTCAATATGGGCATCGACCCGATCCATTTCGGCGTGATCATGGTCGTCAACCTTGCCATCGGCTGCATCACACCTCCGGTAGGTCTTGATCTGTTCGTGGCCAGTGCCATCACAAAGGTGCCGTTGGAGAAGGTCATGAAGTCAACAGCTCCCTATCTGGGAGCACTGATTGTGGCTTTGCTCTTGATCACGATGATTGCACCAATCTCGACCACATTACCGTATCTCTTCAAATAA
- a CDS encoding SDR family oxidoreductase, which translates to MKLFIFGYGYSARAIAQELAPDCDWIAATTRSAEKAEAMTSAGLRAFQFDGETPSAALKEALAEATHLLISIAPEAEGDPVLNCLRADLKQLPQLRWIGYLSTVGVYGNHDGAWVDEDTECRPVSRRSVQRVAAEKDWQALAEELDMPLGIYRLAGIYGPGRNQMIKLDAGTCRAINKPGQVFNRIHVADIGLAVAKAARQRHSGILNVVDDEPAAPQEVIYYCADLMGLPRPKELSFEDADMSPMARSFYGENKRCSNIRLHELIGGILHYPTYREAFTHMWQTDSWKKKD; encoded by the coding sequence ATGAAACTGTTTATTTTTGGATATGGCTATAGCGCCCGCGCCATCGCGCAGGAATTGGCGCCTGACTGCGACTGGATTGCAGCCACCACGCGTTCGGCTGAAAAAGCCGAAGCTATGACCTCTGCGGGTTTGCGTGCTTTTCAATTTGACGGTGAAACCCCGTCTGCGGCCCTTAAGGAAGCGCTGGCCGAGGCTACGCACCTGCTCATCTCAATCGCGCCGGAAGCGGAAGGCGATCCTGTCCTTAATTGTCTGCGCGCAGATTTGAAACAACTTCCGCAGCTACGCTGGATCGGTTATCTCTCGACCGTCGGCGTCTATGGCAATCATGACGGGGCATGGGTGGATGAGGATACCGAATGCCGCCCGGTTTCGCGTCGCTCGGTGCAGCGGGTGGCCGCAGAGAAAGACTGGCAGGCGTTGGCAGAAGAGCTGGATATGCCGCTGGGGATCTATCGGCTGGCTGGCATCTATGGTCCGGGGCGCAACCAAATGATCAAGCTGGATGCAGGCACATGCAGGGCTATTAACAAACCCGGACAGGTGTTTAATCGCATTCATGTGGCCGATATCGGTCTGGCAGTTGCCAAGGCTGCCAGACAGCGCCACAGCGGTATCCTGAATGTGGTGGATGACGAACCGGCAGCGCCGCAAGAGGTGATCTATTATTGCGCCGATCTGATGGGGCTGCCACGCCCAAAGGAACTCTCTTTCGAAGACGCCGACATGAGCCCCATGGCGCGCAGCTTCTATGGCGAGAACAAACGATGCAGCAATATTCGGCTGCATGAGTTGATCGGAGGCATCTTGCACTACCCCACCTACCGGGAAGCATTTACTCATATGTGGCAAACGGATAGCTGGAAGAAAAAAGATTGA
- a CDS encoding glutathione S-transferase family protein, translated as MLLLYHTMMSVPSRFTRLILAECKANAELTEVLPWERTEEFLLVNPAGTVPVLRENDGPPVCGAMTIAEYLDETRGYALGSRRLLPDHPNHRAEVRRLVHWFLNKAVDESARFFVEEKIYKRMRRPSEGGGSPDSTLLRAARGNLKIHLNYIAYLAERRKWLAGENFSYADLAAGAMLSTIDYLGEVPWEKEPIVKDWYQRIKSRPAFRPILADSLKGIPPSNQYMDLDF; from the coding sequence ATGCTACTGCTCTACCACACCATGATGTCAGTTCCTTCCCGCTTTACCCGGCTGATTCTGGCCGAGTGTAAGGCGAATGCGGAATTGACCGAAGTTCTTCCCTGGGAGCGGACAGAAGAGTTTCTGCTGGTCAATCCGGCGGGTACTGTTCCTGTGCTCAGAGAGAATGACGGGCCACCGGTGTGCGGGGCGATGACCATTGCCGAATATCTGGACGAAACCCGAGGTTATGCACTGGGAAGTCGTCGTCTTTTGCCGGATCATCCCAACCATCGTGCTGAAGTGCGCAGGCTTGTGCACTGGTTTCTCAACAAGGCCGTGGATGAGAGCGCCCGTTTTTTTGTTGAGGAAAAGATCTATAAGCGTATGCGCCGACCAAGCGAAGGGGGCGGCTCACCTGACTCGACGCTTTTGCGCGCCGCCAGAGGCAATCTGAAGATCCATCTCAACTATATTGCCTATCTGGCCGAGCGTCGAAAATGGCTCGCTGGTGAGAATTTCTCCTATGCCGACCTTGCCGCAGGGGCCATGCTTTCTACCATCGACTATCTGGGCGAAGTGCCTTGGGAAAAGGAACCGATCGTCAAGGATTGGTATCAGCGCATCAAGTCACGTCCGGCTTTCCGCCCCATTCTGGCCGATAGCCTTAAGGGGATTCCGCCGTCGAACCAGTATATGGATCTGGACTTCTAG
- a CDS encoding ATP-binding protein, with protein MVEKLIPFIRIKSFHLFILTLIFLIISFPFYEEMKNRINASKLIINMYKSSLESSIYQYKFLPFILSQNQKIVDIVTGDLDPVESGYFLQRIKYATDVANVFVQDKTGNTIASSNWDKPDSYIGKNYGFRPYFKAAMAGRLGQFYGIGVTSLTPGYFISYGLKSGGKIIGTITIEINLSALEDVWASGPDEIIVSDVHNIIFLSSNKAWKNKTLGDISARAIDKVDSEKQFVRHLLSPIALSRCYQMGDITFYSNSMFGCTLPGIFSIEEDILDYGWTILSLQSTHYYYALAVLAFLLALLIYGIILFAYRNFRNKYKRSIQKLQNQLVENSKLASIGQMATELAHEFNQPLSAIYMLLDTSRLLLERKLYPQVDENLALVASHIERMTHQISGLKSFASRHRISSGNANIVMVANSSLKLFQATLKKSNVQLEFQASHNVIQVPCNEIGLEQIFSNLITNALEAMNNQEKKRLLIFINKEDGKVQVLVRDNGGGISEPTRIFESYFSTKQRGTGLGLAIVKGIVENSGGSIKAQNHAAGGAEFSIKWREWVDAALVPTEDAL; from the coding sequence ATGGTTGAAAAACTGATACCCTTCATACGGATCAAGTCATTTCACCTGTTCATCCTCACCTTGATTTTCCTAATCATTTCCTTTCCCTTCTATGAGGAGATGAAGAACCGGATCAATGCGAGCAAGCTGATCATCAATATGTATAAATCGAGCCTTGAATCCTCGATTTACCAATATAAATTCCTGCCCTTCATCCTGTCGCAAAACCAGAAAATCGTAGACATCGTGACTGGAGATCTGGATCCGGTTGAAAGTGGCTATTTCCTGCAACGCATCAAATATGCCACCGACGTTGCCAATGTCTTTGTGCAGGACAAAACCGGCAACACCATAGCTTCAAGCAATTGGGATAAACCCGATAGCTATATTGGCAAGAATTACGGCTTCAGGCCCTATTTCAAGGCAGCCATGGCAGGAAGGCTCGGCCAGTTTTATGGGATCGGTGTCACGTCCCTCACCCCCGGCTACTTCATTTCCTACGGGTTGAAGTCTGGTGGAAAGATCATCGGCACCATCACAATCGAAATCAATCTCTCCGCACTTGAGGATGTCTGGGCGTCCGGCCCTGATGAAATCATCGTCTCCGACGTCCATAACATCATCTTTCTGAGCTCCAACAAGGCCTGGAAAAACAAGACCCTTGGCGACATCAGCGCCCGGGCCATCGACAAGGTGGATTCGGAGAAACAGTTTGTCCGGCATCTGCTGAGCCCTATTGCCTTGTCACGCTGTTATCAGATGGGAGACATAACCTTCTATAGCAATTCCATGTTCGGCTGTACGCTTCCGGGCATCTTTTCCATAGAAGAGGACATCCTCGACTATGGCTGGACCATTCTGTCGCTCCAAAGCACCCACTATTATTATGCTCTCGCGGTGCTGGCCTTCCTTCTGGCTTTGCTGATCTATGGCATTATCCTGTTCGCCTACCGGAATTTCCGCAACAAATACAAGCGCAGCATCCAGAAGCTACAAAACCAACTGGTTGAAAACAGCAAGCTGGCCTCCATCGGACAGATGGCTACGGAACTGGCGCATGAGTTCAACCAGCCCCTTTCTGCCATCTATATGCTGCTTGATACCTCCAGACTGCTGCTCGAGCGCAAGCTTTATCCGCAAGTGGACGAAAATCTGGCATTGGTCGCATCCCATATCGAGCGTATGACGCACCAGATATCGGGACTCAAATCCTTCGCCAGTCGCCATCGCATCTCCAGCGGCAATGCCAACATCGTGATGGTTGCCAACTCCTCTCTCAAGCTGTTTCAAGCCACGCTGAAGAAGAGTAATGTGCAACTGGAATTCCAGGCCAGCCACAATGTCATTCAAGTGCCCTGCAACGAAATCGGTCTGGAGCAGATTTTCAGCAACCTGATCACCAATGCGCTGGAAGCCATGAACAATCAGGAGAAGAAGAGGCTGCTCATCTTTATCAACAAGGAAGACGGCAAAGTGCAGGTTCTTGTTCGCGACAATGGCGGCGGTATTTCCGAGCCAACGCGAATCTTTGAGTCCTACTTCTCCACCAAGCAGCGAGGCACCGGTCTGGGCTTGGCGATCGTCAAGGGGATTGTCGAGAATTCCGGCGGCTCCATCAAGGCACAAAATCATGCCGCAGGCGGGGCCGAGTTCAGCATCAAATGGCGCGAGTGGGTGGATGCGGCCCTTGTGCCAACAGAAGACGCGCTCTAA